The Algoriphagus sanaruensis genome window below encodes:
- the mrdA gene encoding penicillin-binding protein 2 yields the protein MKDQRPAVIILVIFLISAVLLIKLFLIQVVDDSFLKKAERNAIQRVVDHPYRGLIYDRNGKLLVYNNPIFDLMVVPKEFKIGDTTRFCQLFKIEKEKLIEAYNAAKTYSRVKPSPLIKQISTTDFARIQDFLVDYPGLFIMTRSVRSYPNATAPHALGYIGEISAGQLEKDSAKYYSQGDYVGLSGLERFYESELRGNKGVKYKMVNVRGIDKGPFKDGEYDTASVAGKNLTSTIDMDLQLYGEMLMAGKKGSVVAIEPKTGEILAMISAPFYDPNSLTGAEFSKNYRKLNNDPEKPLFNRPIMAMYPPGSIFKIVQSLIGLQKGILTPNTTFACNKSLVACHNHPSPVNLFGAIRNSCNPYYHQAFRMIINQELSTNTFKDTELGLNAWREEVLKFGLGSPLGLDMSGERGGDVPSSRLYDRVYGEGRWKYSTIYSLSIGQGELQVTPIQMANLAAIFANKGYYYAPHLIKAVDGDPTKIPAKYQVRHEVGVDAHHFDLIQDAMAEALYGTANRAIIQDLVIAGKTGTAQNPHGEDHSVFVAFAPKDNPKIAIAVYVENAGWGGRAAASTASLMIEKYIKGQITRPALEEYVLAGNFIY from the coding sequence ATGAAAGACCAAAGACCTGCCGTCATTATTCTTGTTATTTTCCTGATAAGTGCCGTACTCTTGATCAAGCTTTTTTTGATCCAAGTAGTAGATGATAGTTTTTTGAAAAAAGCCGAGCGAAATGCAATCCAGCGAGTGGTGGATCACCCCTATCGGGGACTGATTTATGATAGAAACGGGAAGCTACTTGTTTATAACAATCCAATTTTTGATTTGATGGTCGTTCCCAAGGAATTTAAAATTGGGGACACTACCAGGTTTTGCCAACTTTTCAAGATCGAGAAAGAAAAGCTGATCGAAGCCTACAATGCCGCAAAGACCTATTCCAGAGTTAAACCCTCTCCACTGATCAAGCAAATATCGACGACAGATTTTGCTAGAATTCAAGATTTCCTAGTGGATTATCCAGGCCTATTTATCATGACCCGATCGGTTCGATCCTATCCTAACGCCACAGCACCACATGCTTTGGGCTATATAGGAGAAATCAGCGCCGGCCAGTTGGAAAAAGACTCTGCAAAGTATTACAGTCAAGGAGATTATGTTGGATTGAGTGGATTGGAACGATTTTACGAAAGTGAACTTCGAGGCAATAAAGGGGTGAAATACAAAATGGTCAATGTCCGAGGTATCGACAAAGGCCCCTTCAAAGATGGAGAATATGATACCGCATCAGTAGCTGGCAAAAACCTAACCTCCACCATCGATATGGATCTCCAGCTGTACGGAGAAATGTTGATGGCAGGGAAAAAAGGATCTGTAGTCGCAATCGAGCCAAAAACTGGGGAAATCTTGGCGATGATCTCTGCTCCATTTTATGATCCCAATTCACTGACAGGAGCTGAGTTTAGCAAGAACTATCGTAAACTCAATAACGACCCTGAAAAGCCACTATTCAATCGTCCAATTATGGCGATGTATCCTCCTGGATCAATTTTCAAAATTGTACAGAGTCTGATCGGACTACAGAAAGGCATCCTTACTCCCAATACGACATTTGCGTGTAACAAGTCTTTGGTGGCTTGTCACAACCATCCAAGTCCAGTCAATCTTTTTGGTGCGATTCGTAATTCCTGTAATCCCTATTACCACCAGGCTTTTCGAATGATTATCAATCAGGAACTTTCCACCAATACTTTTAAGGACACCGAATTGGGTCTGAATGCCTGGAGAGAAGAAGTATTAAAATTTGGATTGGGAAGTCCACTTGGACTCGATATGTCAGGAGAAAGGGGTGGCGATGTCCCTTCCAGCAGACTCTATGATCGAGTATATGGGGAAGGAAGATGGAAATATTCTACCATTTATTCCCTTTCTATTGGTCAAGGGGAACTTCAGGTCACTCCAATTCAAATGGCTAACCTTGCTGCCATTTTTGCAAATAAAGGCTATTACTATGCCCCACATTTAATCAAGGCAGTAGATGGTGACCCAACAAAAATCCCTGCTAAATACCAAGTCAGACATGAGGTCGGCGTGGATGCGCATCATTTTGATCTGATTCAAGATGCGATGGCAGAAGCGTTGTATGGAACTGCCAATCGAGCCATTATCCAAGATTTGGTTATCGCAGGTAAAACAGGTACTGCCCAAAATCCACATGGAGAGGACCATTCGGTTTTTGTGGCCTTTGCGCCAAAAGACAATCCCAAAATCGCCATCGCTGTTTACGTGGAAAATGCCGGCTGGGGAGGTCGCGCTGCCGCAAGTACTGCATCGTTGATGATTGAAAAATACATCAAAGGCCAAATCACCCGGCCTGCTTTGGAGGAATATGTACTTGCAGGAAACTTTATTTATTAA
- a CDS encoding rod shape-determining protein MreD, translating into MNIRSLISNSLLIILLLMVQVFLLKNLAVFGVAFGFLYVLGILTQPISIRPVPLMLISFGIGILVDLFYETIGMHAAAATFLAFLRPYWLKAISPSGGYDEGEEPTLNQMGARWFISYTFPLFLAYCGVFFLADQWGTGSFFGALNKILFSSLFSMLLAILVQLLFFQRRRSIR; encoded by the coding sequence ATGAATATTAGAAGCCTAATTTCAAATAGCCTTTTGATCATCTTATTATTGATGGTGCAGGTTTTTTTATTGAAAAACCTGGCAGTTTTCGGTGTTGCCTTCGGATTCCTATATGTTTTGGGCATTTTGACACAGCCGATTTCTATTCGTCCGGTACCTCTCATGCTAATTTCATTTGGCATTGGAATTTTGGTCGACCTCTTTTACGAAACCATCGGGATGCATGCCGCCGCTGCTACATTTTTGGCCTTCTTAAGACCTTACTGGCTCAAGGCTATTAGTCCTTCGGGAGGATATGATGAAGGTGAAGAGCCGACCTTAAATCAAATGGGGGCTAGGTGGTTTATCAGTTATACTTTTCCCTTATTCCTAGCGTATTGTGGAGTGTTCTTTTTAGCAGACCAATGGGGAACCGGTTCCTTTTTTGGAGCTTTAAACAAAATTCTATTTTCTTCCCTTTTCAGCATGCTTTTGGCTATACTTGTACAGCTGCTGTTTTTCCAGAGAAGGAGGAGTATTAGATGA